The DNA window ACTAATAAAATCAACAACTCGTCAATTCCAGATCATACAATTGAGATTGGTAAGTGTGAGATGCATGATCTACCGATAATTTTACATGCACCACGTtctaaatataaagaaaataataatatagctATGCATTTTCTTTTCTGAGTAAAATACAGCGATATATgtattgatttaatttaatgCTACATGCTTCATTTGGCAATATAATATTACGTTTGATTGATTACAGCATATGATTTGGTCATATTGTTACCAAATTTATTGGAACGTGTGTGGGGATATATTAGTGTACTCATTCATTCGTCACTGAAATAAATTCACCTTTCTCTTGTTCTACAGAAATAAATTCAAGTTTTTCAGTTCAGATTCAGCACAAAACTCAGCAACTGTCTATAGTATAGTTCAGGTTCAGCACAAGAAAAGCAAAAATGGGTTTTCTAGAGCTTTTGGAAGCGGCTTCTATGCCGGTTATTCAAGTTCTGCTCATTAGTGCATTGGGAGCTTTTATGGCTACTCACTATTTCAacaatcttctttcatcagaattTAGAAAATCCTTAAACAAGGTAACATATTCAATAAATGCATTGCATATTGATTTTCTGCAGTTAATGCAGTAATTGATCTCGGCCGCCATTGGTTTAAGGTTGAACCGAGAAAATCGATTACTGCGTGGAATATCCAGATGTGTTTTTCAAACTTGATTTACTTATTTTGCAGGTTGTATTCTTTGTACTCACTCCTTCACTTGTGTTTTCAAGTTTTGCCAAGAGTGTTTCACTTGAAGACATGATATCATGGTACATTTGCCTTTTGATTTTCGTTAGTGTTTGTCTTAATTGGTTATgttagtttaattatttgttaataTCAATTTATACAGGTGGTTTATGCCTGTTAATGTTGGACTCACATTCTTAATTGGAGGGATTCTAGGATGGATACTAGTGAAGTTATTAAAGCCTAATTTGAAAGTCGAAGGTCTTATTATTGCTGCATGTTCATCAGGTATATTTTTTTAACGGATCTTTACCGTAGTAGGCCTCTGATACAGCTTGTAATTGAGTTGTTTTATCTTGGACACGTCATATTTTATAATCTGTTTGTACAATTTTAGACGGTTTTACGGATATTTTTAAGAGAGTGGTCTAGTATGCGCCTCATTGCAATAATCTCTTTAGTGACTGAAACATTTTTTAAACGATTTTAAGCTTCCGTCGTGATCCtatattatgaattttttatctaAAATTATCTGATTCATGAGTTATTGTTTAAATTAATCAGGAAACATGGGAAACCTACCTATTGTGATTATCCCTGCAATATGTGATGAGAAAGGAGCTCCATTTGGTGCACATGATGTTTGCCGCAGCCATGCACTCTCATATGCATCTTTCTCTATGGCAGTAAGGCTTCATCTTATTcacatttaaattaaatttttgcatTGAAACATTTTGATTACATTAGGCTATAGCATATAGTGTATCTATCTTATTATATTGTCTTTTTTTCAATTGTAGCTTGGTGGGATCTTCATATGGACCTATACTTATCAAACTATAAGAAGCAGATCAATGAGATTTAAGGAACTTGAGGCTACTCAGATCATAAAGGCACCAAACAAAGATCTTGAAGGAAATGCTAATACTCCCCTTCTTAAGGGAAAAGACGATGAAAGCACTGCGATAGAAGTGGCACCGTCGAGTTATATTGAAGACGCCGAAAGCCAAATTGTAAGACCTGATGAACAAAATTAtgactatatatatttttataggcaaatgttagtatatattagtttttaTTATGTTAGTATTTTTTTCATTCATCGGTTTGAACCCTGGTCTTTTAACTTCTTTAACCCTTATTTAAGACGATCATAAAATTAAAATGTCCTAAATTAATATTAGATTGTTATGAAATGAATGTTAATCTGGATTTTCAGATTGTTCAACAAGATGTATTAAAGAAGGAGAATCAATCATTTCTCGCTAGAACCATAGAAGTTCTACGCGATCTTGTAGAAGAGCTAATGTCACCGCCAGCAATTGCTACAGTGAGTTCTTTTTCCTTTCCTTCTTCCTGTCTTATACTTTATTACATTTGTTCCAAATTTGACATTCAAATCTTCCATATTCAATCATCAGTTTTTCGGTTTCCTCTTTGGCGGTGTCGCATGGTTAAGAAATCTTATAATTGGAGCCAATGCTCCATTGAGAGTAATCCAAGACTCACTTGTATTACTTGGGTAAGTGCCTTAATTTTGTCATGAAAATTTCAATTAGTCCTAAAAATTTCTACTTGTTTTCTAACCATGCAATTACATGTTTAAACTAAATTTTTTGCAGGAATGGAACAATTCCTTGCATCACACTCTTACTTGGTGGTAACCTCACTCAAGGTatatcagaagaaaaaaaactagcTGATAGCAGAATTTTATCGAAACTCAGTATCCGAAAAATGGTTTTGTTTTGTTAACTTTGTATTGAAATTGCAGGTTTGAAATCGTCTAGTGTAAAACCATTGACGCTCATCAGCATCATTATAACTCGGCTTTTGGTGCTACCTGTTATTGGATTGTTTATTGTTAAAGCCGCGGCAAATTTCGGCCTTCTCCCGGTGGATCCTTTGTTTCAGTACACTCTAGTGATGCAATATGCAATGCCACCAGCAATGAATATTAGTAAGTAATTAGATCCATTCATGCATATAATATATGATTATGTTATTGGTCCGAAATTCTAAGTTTGAAATTGAATGAAATATGTTATGCAGGTACTATGGCTCAGCTGTTTGATGTAGGAAATGAAGAGTGTTCTGTTATTCTGTTGTGGACATATAGTGCTGCAGCCATAGCACTCACTGCTTGGTCAACATTTCTCTTGTGGCTATTATCTAATTAGTGTGCATTTAGTTGCCGATTTTTTGGACTCTGCGACCATTACGTTGGTTGCAGAgtaaaaaagattttgtatatgATCATCTTTCAAGAGATCTAAGATCTCttttgtttggtttggttttgattttcATTGTTTAATGTTAGTTACAAAAAATTTACAttgttttagttttagttttctaTAAACACAGGGATGAATATAACAAAATAGATTCTCATTGGTTCAGATAGAATGTAAGATGAAAAAAGAATCACTTCCCTCAGTTTGTATTTATAGAATCTAAGATGAAAGTTTTGACTGTTATTCTACTTATAGTAAAAGTACTTTTGAAAATGCTTACTTTTCAGCATATTTATAATGGTTTTATTTTCTGTAAGAAATATCATGGTGTTGTGGAGTTTAGGGAGGTGCTACTAGTGAATTTTCATTACGGAAATACTCTGTGTTTTAAAATGATTGTCtaacaaataaaatttgttttaaagtgAATGTCATTTTCACTTTTTAAGGTAAAAATGATTACTATTttcttaattatattatttaatttttattttatacactATTTCTAACGTATTTATAAGATTAATTTAGTAACAATATCTTATGAAAATATTATTTCATTCTTTATTCTATAAACAAAAACCTTAAAACaatcatttgttttttatttgtttttagttggagatttaaaattttgaaatcaCTCCTCCTTCTATTCTGTTGGGTGGGTTCAAATAATCCCAAGTGGAACCCATCAATTTAtttagaaaagaaagaaaaataagaaattgatttagaaaagaaagaaaaaatgaggaaaaaaaaagaaaaaacataaaaagtttttttttgggtAGTGTTTGCTGTTTCTAAAGTGGGCAAAAACCATAGGTTGTTGTCATTCCTAACATACTACAACGAAAATTATGCCTTGTATCTCGACAATGATTTTTATACCCTTATAAAATATGTATTTGAACGGATTTATTCCTGTATAAATTGGACAACCTGAAAAGCAGTATTTCGGTTCTTGAATTCAGCAACCGGACAACCCATAAGTgagtattttagttttttttttaagttaccaACTGGACAACTCATGCTTGTGTGTTCTGGTTTTTAATCTTTTActggattgttgttgttgttatttttaatatgtttatgCTTTTCATATCTGACTGTAATtagtctttttttaatttttatttgcagGTGAAGCTGGTGTGTGAATGTAAAGGTGTTCTACACAAAGTGCTCCCTAAAATTCAACAGGTATGCTCCCTAAAAAGGTGTTTTTGGGCTGCAAGCATGAAGCTTTACACAGGCTACCGATTTGATTTTTTTCCTGCACACACAAACCTACGAATTGTGTCACCAACAAATATCTCTGTCTCTCTCCACAACAAATACATCCGTCTCTTCTCCATCTCTCTACGCAACAAAAACAAACGGCCTTGAGCTTCACTATGGCAAGACCTTGTGCGAGTTTGAAGGAAATCAATGAAAGTAAGAAACTCTGAAAAATCGCGGTCAGAATCCATCACAAATGGACAGTTTTGTCAAAGACCAAAGAGCACTTCGAATTAATTCTGGTTGATAAAGAGATTTACCAATTAATTTgatgaaaatatttgacatttacaGTTAGGGTTTCGTTTCAGATTTGCTGTTATTGCTATGCAGTATGCAAAGATCTTACTCTCCCACTGTTTTCAAGAAACTCTATTGGAACCTGTTTCCACTCCAAAACTACTGGAGGTAAGTTGTTGTTTCACTTTATTGTACCATTATTCACCACTATTGTTTTATTCTGTAAAACCCTCGTGTTTATATTTGATGCTAAAGACAAGAGATCGAAATCAAAGACAATTGCAGGTATGCTTGAAAAAAGTTATAATTAGGAGCTGTTGGTGCTACAGCTTTTAAGAGTTTTGATTTTAAGGGGAAAGTTGATTTATGAATCATCCACTTCACATTCATGACATTGAAGAAGAAGGTAAACTGGTTACATAAGCTCTCACATTTAACTTCTCCACAAACACTTAGTTTATTAGTACTTTTTCTTAAGAATACCAACTTATTCTGATTTAAAGCTCCCAAAAGTTAGTTTAAGAAATGCATTTAAATTTGATGCTTGGTGCAGGAGTATTGTAATAAAGTACTGGCATGCTTTAGGTTGACATGATCTTTCAAATTTAACGCAGCTTGCCAATAAACAATATGAAAGATTGTTTGTGCTTTAGAGGCTTCATTATAATTGATGGTCATTGTAGTTCATAACTTGAAAGTTCTTCATAACATGTTAATTTGTGCATTATAGGTTCTGACCAAATGGGAGAGGTTGGAGAGTTGACAGTCCCTCACACCGGAGACTCTCGTGAACAGGATTTTATACGACTTGACAAATCtaccaatgatgttgaacaaTCAGCTGTCAAATTACTTGCATCTAGGTTAGTTTCCTAAATTGAAGAGATTCTGAAGCATAATGTTTCCTCATAACACACTTGCTATTATTATCAACagattttttattgtttgatGGACTTGAATTCTTGTGGCAGGCACTGTTCAAGAAGGGAGTTAGTCAATCTGATGCTGAAAAGGCAGTTGGATCGAGGCTATAATGCACCACCACTTAGGCTGAACATATGTATCCTGATTTATTCTGGTCCTGTTTTGATTTTTTTCCAGATGCAAGCCCAGTTACAGCTTCAAGCATGGGTCTGGCGAGTGCAATTGCCAAACTTTGTTCTTTTTTCTTTGGTACAATCAGCATAAATAAATAACAGTCAACAACGTGACTTCTATCTTCGTTTTGATACAATTTCAGAGAATACCACTATTAAAGTTCAAGTTTCCTTCTGGTGCAAAGGGCCTTTATATTTTATTCAACTCTATGTATTGTAAACCTGGTCTGCCAACGAGTTTTTAATATCTTATTGGATCTCCCTGTGTTGCAAAAATAGGAAAAAGAAGATTGCTGAGAGTACGTAGAAGAAATTTCATATTAAAATTGTGATTAGtagaaatattaatatattataaattaattttcctttttaagtaataaaatttgtttcaaatatatataatatttatattgcattttaaattgtttaaaaaatagtTGTAGTGCAAAGAAACAAGTTAGGAAAAAAATGTTGTGAGGTAGATAGACGGGGACTCTGTTAAAAAGTTAGAAGCATGCTCAATAGAATACATTGAAAGGTCATCTGAATTACAAAATTGACAAACTGATTGTGTATCTTAAACATCGAACTCATTTAAAGCATAGTAGGACCACAAACTACCAAACCAAAATCTATGAAATGGAACTGATAAGAATAAACAGAACTTAATATTTCAAAGTACCCTGTTGCGAAAATAATAAAGTTTAAGAAAAGTTGTAATTTAGGAAATCAACCGAAGTACTTGAAAGAGATTTGATAAAATATTCTAGAAATAGTCAATCTAAAACTACCACTTCTCAATTTCTTTTTAGAGTATGTTCGAgtagtttttatttataaaatatttatttgattttgattgtgAATATATCATGTATGATTTTAATTGAATGTTGATATTGATTGTTTTATTCATAAAATACTTAATTTCCTTAactcaaattttttattattatatttcttttaactttttaaaattgttgtttaattttaattggtTGATATTAATTGTCCTTTTTATAAGATATTAGTTTCGATTGTGCATTTATTTTATATACATATAAGCCCGATTGTAATTTTACTCAAGAATAAGTTATTATatcttactccacatcttgaccatttattattttcaatccaATGTATTAATGTGACTATTAATTTTTCTCTGTTGATGAATCTAATagttgatatttgttcctctcatctctcattataaaatgctcttacttgatatgctccatatatatatagaggaggaatcaaattacacccgaagagttacaccacgagttacactcgttcaataactacatctcgaattaatattttttaaattcaaccgttggattgaaacataatatcatatagatcatacctataaagtttgagcttaatcaataatgatttactatatcatcaagatatccaaagattaacgtcaaaatgagctttcatttaacgttaattttaatgtaattcaatgacatagtaaatcattatagattaagctcaaactttataggtatgatctatatgatattatgtttcaatccaacggttgaatttataaaatattaattcgagatgtagttattgaacgagtgtaactcgtggtgtaactcttcgggtgtaatttgatccctcctcatatatatatatatatatatatatatatatatatatatatatatatatatatatatatatatatatatatatatatatgggatgtaTCCAGTAGGAGggattttaaataagagataggaTGATTTATTAATAAGTATTGGATTTGATAAATGGTCTTGATGAACATTTATGGACTTAACTTCATCAAGATCATTTATCAAATCCACTGGTTATTAATTAATCCTCCTATCTCTTATTTTAAAatccctcctacttgatacatcctatatatatatatatatatatatatatatatatatatatatatatatatatatatatatatatatatatatatatatatatatatatatatatatatatatatatatatataatcttcaCAACattgaattttcaaaaaagagaaaattaactCATCTATACCCAAAAGGCgaagaaaaaaaatcagtttcatctacaaaagaaaatgttttttaattcatatttttagTTATATTGAAAATCTAAAATTTAATGGGTCATTTatcaatgaattaaaaataaaatattaatcacaATCTAAATAACTTTTAAAGATTTCCAACTCTTCAATTTTTTCTATATATAGAAAGAAAAGAACAATTAAATTTTGATCATTCTATACCATAGAGTCATTATTATaatattgataatttttttttactttttattaaatttatcattattttttataataattgatacacttgtattcgaaaaataaaaaaaataaattaattatgggacAAATGTTTATCGttgataaatatttaaaaatagagGGAGATTGATCAATAAGACTTaggcaaatgataaataaatgatttaattatcaGAGTAGTGTTTATACGGGGGAAAGTTCTATTGTTATTTAAAATTGATATTTcttcttaaattaaaaattaaaaacaataattacATGATTAtgtattatataatatttatgttaataaaaaaatttttaaaggtgtataattgattttgttttaaaatagatATGACAAGAtctataaaaaatcataaattaaaatttataacgtTTAAATTTAAATACGCTGTTTCGTGTTCAAGAAGAAATGATAAAAAAGTAAGCTATTGATCTAAATACacaaatagtattttttttttcaattagatAAACATATTTATATTACTATACAGAAAAATATACGGAAAAATGtatgattgattcaaatatgagaAATACGTGGTTTGTTTTGATTAgagttattttttataattaatgtaatgattttaaatttatacatctcattaatatttttaaatttatacatCTCATtagtctattttttttataaacaataatTACTATCTGAAAAAACAATACGCGTGCCCGACcaaaacccgtgcgtatgcacgggtttgttactagttcctGTATAAATTGGACAACCTGAAAAGCAGTATTTCGGTTCTTGAATTCAGCAACCGGACAACCCATAAGTgagtattttagtttttttttaagttaCCAACTGGACAACTCATGCTTGTGTGTTCTGGtttttaatcttttaaaaaaCACCAAGCGGACAATCTAGGGGTGTGTATTTTGGTTTTTCCAAATTAACAATCGAACAACCGATCTCTTGGTTATCCGGCTcacctttttttatatttttttattttttttttatattttgtttatataaaCAACCCAGCAGTGTGTGTTCCGGTTTTTCCAAACTAACAACCGGACAACCGATATCTTGGTTGTCCggcttatttttttattattttttttatattattttttatttatattttgtttatattttttaatggTTCGCAGAAGAGGAGGTTTAAACGACGGAATGCACCGAGGAGGAAGACAACGTCGACAGGCAGCGTATGATGGCGAGGAACATCAGAGAGTTGCACCTGAGACTGGTTCGCAGAACCCGGGATTCCCCGGAGGACCGACCGATACTTCTCTTCTGACTAGGTATCAAGACCACGTTGCTCGCCATTTATGGTTCGGCGAGGTAAGTTAATATCTCATTTTatgttgaataattttaaattttatgtactTATACgttataacaatatatatatatatatatatatatatatatatatatatatatatatattacaaattGTTTTCAGGAGAGAGTAACAAAGAGTTCCTTAAAGGTTGCTAAACATGGCAACAAACTAAAAGGATGGGTTTCCCACAGTCTCCCATTGGTAATGGATCAATGGTTAGTTAACTCCAGTCTTTCCGCTCTTCAGCATACTAGTTTGTCCAGAATAGATACAAATATATTATCTGCCTTTATTGAGAGATGGCATCCTGAAACAACATCATTTCATATGTCCTTTGGCGGAGATGGCCATTATGTTAGATGATGTTTCATGTCTTCTACATATACCGATTAGGGGTGAGTTGGTTGACCCTGATTATGTTATCACTGATCATGATATTATCACTCTGGCTGTTGAGTTGTTTGGTGTTTCATTGAGAGATGCATCTATGGAGGATTCTGCCGTTAGGGGTCCTTATTATAGGTTGGATTGGTTGAAGCAAATATTTGAGCAATAGAGAGCTGGTGATAACTTTCTCGGTGCTGCTAGAGCCTATATCATGTTGTTGGTAGGTTGTACTATTCTTGCCGACAAAACTTTTACTCTTCGAGGAAAAGTATTTACCACTATTTAAGATCTGAATGGATGTGTTATATATTGTTGGGGAAAGTGCACTGATCAACCTATACAGATACTTAGGAGATGCGACTCTTCTTCAGGTACaaaatgatttatttaaattttaattatacttaattatgattttgtttaagttataatatTAATGTTTTGTTACAGTGTTGGATTTAGATCTTTCTAA is part of the Vicia villosa cultivar HV-30 ecotype Madison, WI linkage group LG2, Vvil1.0, whole genome shotgun sequence genome and encodes:
- the LOC131651949 gene encoding protein PIN-LIKES 7-like, whose protein sequence is MGFLELLEAASMPVIQVLLISALGAFMATHYFNNLLSSEFRKSLNKVVFFVLTPSLVFSSFAKSVSLEDMISWWFMPVNVGLTFLIGGILGWILVKLLKPNLKVEGLIIAACSSGNMGNLPIVIIPAICDEKGAPFGAHDVCRSHALSYASFSMALGGIFIWTYTYQTIRSRSMRFKELEATQIIKAPNKDLEGNANTPLLKGKDDESTAIEVAPSSYIEDAESQIIVQQDVLKKENQSFLARTIEVLRDLVEELMSPPAIATFFGFLFGGVAWLRNLIIGANAPLRVIQDSLVLLGNGTIPCITLLLGGNLTQGLKSSSVKPLTLISIIITRLLVLPVIGLFIVKAAANFGLLPVDPLFQYTLVMQYAMPPAMNISTMAQLFDVGNEECSVILLWTYSAAAIALTAWSTFLLWLLSN